Proteins found in one Microbacterium sp. SSM24 genomic segment:
- a CDS encoding sigma-70 family RNA polymerase sigma factor, translated as MTADDAARLAALYDAHAGPVWRYVVHLTGDRAGADDVVQETLLRAWRTPRILAQEPASTRSWMFTVARHLVIDDVRSARRRREIVVDDVPERVHADATEALFETILIEEALAALSAEHRAVVIRAYFRALTVAEMAAELEIPEGTVKSRLHYGLRALRLALQEKGVTR; from the coding sequence ATGACGGCCGACGACGCGGCGCGACTCGCGGCGCTCTACGACGCGCACGCGGGACCGGTCTGGCGCTACGTCGTGCACCTCACCGGGGATCGCGCAGGCGCCGATGACGTCGTGCAGGAGACGCTCCTGCGAGCCTGGCGCACTCCGCGCATCCTCGCGCAGGAGCCGGCGTCGACCAGGTCCTGGATGTTCACGGTCGCGCGGCACCTCGTGATCGATGACGTGCGCAGCGCGCGTCGACGGCGCGAGATCGTGGTCGACGACGTGCCCGAGCGGGTCCACGCCGACGCGACCGAGGCCCTCTTCGAGACGATCCTCATCGAGGAGGCTCTCGCAGCACTCTCGGCCGAGCACCGCGCGGTCGTCATCCGCGCGTACTTCCGCGCGCTCACGGTGGCCGAGATGGCTGCCGAACTCGAGATTCCGGAGGGCACTGTCAAGTCGCGCCTCCACTACGGACTGCGGGCGCTGCGCCTCGCACTACAGGAGAAGGGGGTGACGCGATGA
- a CDS encoding DUF6264 family protein gives MTATPDPRPRPQYGEYATPEEQRARIAQPDIGLVYEPAPVADEPVAAPPAPQAGAAAEPGTPRSRPIDRIVTFALLAYGLVNVISSFSALIDYSSYAETMFSILGVDAELSDPAAGRPWGIAAAIVLAVGWLVTAAVSWMSLRRGRLSWWIPLLGGVVFTFTSAMLVLVPIMNDPAVWDALVSSIR, from the coding sequence ATGACCGCCACCCCCGACCCGCGCCCGCGTCCGCAGTACGGCGAGTACGCGACGCCCGAGGAGCAGCGGGCACGGATCGCCCAGCCCGACATCGGACTGGTGTACGAACCCGCTCCCGTGGCCGACGAGCCGGTCGCAGCGCCGCCGGCGCCGCAGGCCGGCGCAGCGGCGGAGCCGGGCACTCCGCGGTCGCGGCCGATCGACCGCATCGTCACCTTCGCACTGCTGGCCTATGGCCTCGTCAACGTGATCTCGTCGTTCTCGGCGCTGATCGACTACTCGTCGTACGCCGAGACGATGTTCAGCATCCTCGGCGTGGACGCCGAGCTGTCCGATCCTGCCGCCGGCCGTCCCTGGGGCATCGCCGCCGCGATCGTGCTCGCGGTCGGCTGGCTCGTGACCGCGGCCGTGTCGTGGATGAGCCTTCGGCGCGGCCGGCTCAGCTGGTGGATCCCGCTCCTCGGCGGCGTCGTCTTCACCTTCACGTCCGCGATGCTCGTGCTCGTGCCCATCATGAACGATCCCGCGGTGTGGGATGCGCTGGTGAGCAGCATCCGCTAG
- a CDS encoding 4-hydroxy-3-methylbut-2-enyl diphosphate reductase, whose amino-acid sequence MPVPRVPRRRERLQDIPVQGQKRVLLASPRGYCAGVDRAVIAVEKALERFGAPVYVRKQIVHNIHVVTELESKGAIFVEEVDEVPEGAHVVFSAHGVSPAVVNAASDRGLRAIDATCPLVTKVHREAVRFARDDFEILLIGHEGHEEVEGTAGEAPDHVTVVNSPDEADTIEVRDPSKVVWLSQTTLSVDETMETVRRLRVRFPQLQDPPSDDICYATQNRQVAIKKVAKDADLVIVVGSANSSNSVRLVEVALEYGAKAAYRVDYADEIDQAWLDGVETVGVTSGASVPEVLVEEVLSDLAGAGYRDVEEVRTAEEDLMFSLPKELRQDAAGKRDDRALGGRGRA is encoded by the coding sequence ATGCCCGTTCCGCGCGTACCGCGGCGGCGTGAACGTCTCCAGGATATCCCTGTCCAGGGACAGAAGCGGGTGCTCCTCGCCTCGCCGCGCGGCTACTGCGCCGGTGTGGACCGTGCGGTGATCGCCGTCGAGAAGGCGCTCGAACGCTTCGGCGCGCCGGTCTACGTGCGCAAGCAGATCGTCCACAACATCCACGTCGTCACCGAGCTGGAGAGCAAGGGCGCGATCTTCGTCGAGGAGGTCGACGAGGTTCCGGAGGGCGCGCACGTCGTCTTCAGCGCGCACGGCGTGTCTCCGGCGGTGGTGAACGCGGCATCCGATCGCGGCCTGCGCGCCATCGACGCGACCTGCCCGCTCGTCACCAAGGTGCACCGCGAGGCGGTGCGGTTCGCGCGCGACGACTTCGAGATCCTGCTCATCGGCCACGAGGGGCATGAGGAGGTCGAGGGCACGGCGGGCGAGGCGCCCGATCATGTCACCGTCGTGAACTCTCCCGACGAGGCCGACACCATCGAGGTGCGCGACCCGTCGAAGGTCGTGTGGCTGTCGCAGACGACGCTGTCGGTCGACGAGACGATGGAGACGGTCCGACGCCTGCGCGTGCGGTTCCCGCAGCTGCAGGATCCGCCGTCGGACGACATCTGCTACGCCACGCAGAACCGGCAGGTCGCGATCAAGAAGGTCGCCAAAGACGCCGATCTGGTGATCGTCGTGGGCTCCGCGAACTCGTCCAACAGCGTGCGCCTGGTGGAGGTCGCGCTCGAATACGGCGCGAAGGCCGCCTATCGCGTCGACTACGCCGACGAGATCGACCAGGCGTGGCTCGACGGCGTGGAGACCGTCGGCGTCACCAGCGGCGCGTCGGTGCCCGAGGTGCTCGTCGAAGAGGTGCTGTCCGATCTCGCCGGCGCCGGCTACCGGGATGTCGAAGAGGTGCGCACCGCCGAGGAGGACCTCATGTTCTCGCTCCCCAAGGAGCTGCGCCAGGATGCCGCGGGCAAGCGCGACGACCGCGCCCTCGGCGGTCGGGGCCGGGCATGA
- the xseA gene encoding exodeoxyribonuclease VII large subunit yields the protein MTTFQPEQVPGEAPPADSVRPKDSTPQTPTSVSRLNETIRGFIQTWGSVWVEGEITSWNVRGGNVFGRLKDNVTDSTIAFRIWSSTRERLPADLKVGDHVVACVKADFFVKTGDFSFGVSAMRHVGLGDQLEKLERLRAQLRAEGLFDPARKRPLPFLPHTIGLITGENSDAEKDVHRNAELRWPQVRFRTKYAAVQGERCVPETIAALKALDAAPDVDVIIIARGGGDPQTLLGFSDERLVRAVAVASTPVVSAIGHENDHPLLDDVADLRASTPTDAAKRVVPDVAEQRALIAQLRARLTGRLTQRVGHDIAQLEQLRSRPALRAPESMLTARSHEVELLVGRGRARVDRSLDAQVQRTAELRATLRALSPASTLARGYAIAHLSDGVIVRDAAQAPASVAVVVTVGRGSFAARSDGEIAETAPSPAAGDPDSGTATPI from the coding sequence ATGACGACCTTCCAGCCCGAGCAGGTGCCCGGCGAGGCTCCCCCGGCCGATTCCGTGCGTCCGAAGGACTCCACACCGCAGACGCCGACGTCGGTCTCCCGGCTCAACGAGACCATCCGCGGGTTCATCCAGACGTGGGGCTCGGTGTGGGTCGAGGGAGAGATCACCTCGTGGAACGTGCGCGGCGGCAATGTCTTCGGACGCCTCAAGGACAATGTCACCGACTCCACCATCGCGTTCCGCATCTGGTCGTCCACACGCGAACGCCTGCCGGCCGACCTCAAGGTGGGCGATCACGTCGTCGCCTGCGTGAAGGCCGACTTCTTCGTCAAGACCGGTGATTTCAGCTTCGGCGTCTCCGCGATGCGCCACGTCGGCCTCGGCGACCAGCTCGAGAAGCTCGAGCGCCTCCGTGCACAGCTGCGCGCGGAGGGTCTGTTCGATCCGGCGCGCAAGCGGCCGCTGCCCTTCCTGCCGCACACGATCGGGCTCATCACCGGTGAGAACTCCGATGCCGAGAAGGACGTCCACCGCAACGCCGAGCTGCGCTGGCCGCAGGTGCGGTTCCGCACCAAGTACGCGGCCGTGCAAGGCGAGCGCTGCGTGCCCGAGACCATCGCCGCCCTCAAGGCCCTCGACGCGGCGCCCGACGTCGACGTCATCATCATCGCGCGCGGCGGCGGCGACCCGCAGACCCTCCTCGGCTTCAGCGACGAGCGACTCGTGAGAGCCGTCGCCGTGGCATCCACTCCCGTGGTCAGCGCGATCGGCCACGAGAACGATCACCCCCTGCTCGACGACGTCGCCGATCTGCGCGCCTCGACCCCGACCGACGCCGCGAAGCGCGTCGTTCCGGATGTCGCGGAGCAGCGCGCCCTGATCGCTCAGCTGCGCGCGCGTCTCACGGGTCGCCTGACCCAGCGGGTCGGCCACGACATCGCCCAGCTCGAACAGCTGCGCTCACGCCCCGCGCTGCGTGCGCCGGAGTCCATGCTGACCGCGCGGTCGCACGAGGTCGAGCTGCTCGTCGGCCGCGGGCGCGCCCGCGTGGATCGGAGCCTCGACGCCCAGGTTCAGCGCACCGCCGAGCTGCGTGCGACACTGCGCGCCCTGTCGCCCGCCTCGACGCTGGCTCGGGGGTACGCGATCGCCCACCTCTCGGACGGGGTCATCGTGCGCGATGCGGCGCAGGCACCGGCATCCGTCGCCGTCGTCGTCACCGTCGGACGTGGTTCGTTCGCGGCGCGCTCCGACGGCGAGATCGCCGAGACGGCGCCCTCCCCCGCTGCCGGCGACCCCGACAGCGGCACGGCCACGCCGATCTAG
- a CDS encoding exodeoxyribonuclease VII small subunit, with product MTESSGTASDVATLSFEQARDELVRVVAELEQGAPTLEHSLALWERGEALAARCDEWLLGAKRRLDAARSTVESSAAEGV from the coding sequence ATGACGGAGTCGAGCGGAACCGCGTCCGACGTCGCCACCCTCTCGTTCGAGCAGGCGCGCGACGAGCTCGTGCGTGTCGTCGCCGAGCTCGAGCAGGGCGCGCCGACGCTCGAGCACTCGCTCGCGCTCTGGGAGCGCGGCGAGGCACTGGCCGCACGCTGCGACGAATGGCTGCTCGGCGCCAAGCGACGGCTCGACGCCGCCCGTTCGACCGTGGAGTCGTCGGCCGCGGAGGGCGTGTGA
- a CDS encoding DUF4245 domain-containing protein: protein MAKPPPIVAELGRAETPDETAARKAESSRVHRASQNTRNLVAALIVTVAVVVVIIFAVPRGTPPESAPIDVAAVAQSVAAAEERPIIAPDAPDAWRVNVAAVEGDGPRAWTLVYADETWFLRVAQGFDADPAWPTRMLSGASVDGTVSIGGIEWDRYDIADPSRAGNISVALAAQAGADTVLIYGKADQKTLEQAAAAAAPEVERLREASTATEEGE, encoded by the coding sequence ATGGCGAAACCGCCTCCGATCGTCGCCGAGCTCGGGCGCGCCGAGACCCCCGACGAGACCGCGGCCCGCAAGGCGGAGTCCTCCCGCGTGCACCGGGCCAGCCAGAACACGCGCAACCTGGTCGCAGCCCTCATCGTGACCGTGGCCGTCGTGGTCGTCATCATCTTCGCGGTTCCGCGCGGCACACCCCCCGAGTCCGCGCCGATCGATGTCGCCGCCGTCGCGCAGAGCGTCGCCGCCGCAGAGGAGCGCCCGATCATCGCGCCCGATGCGCCGGATGCGTGGCGCGTGAACGTCGCCGCCGTGGAAGGCGACGGCCCGCGCGCCTGGACGCTCGTCTACGCGGACGAGACGTGGTTCCTGCGGGTTGCGCAGGGATTCGACGCCGATCCCGCGTGGCCGACCCGCATGCTGTCCGGAGCGAGCGTCGACGGCACCGTCTCGATCGGCGGCATCGAGTGGGATCGCTACGACATCGCCGATCCCTCGCGTGCCGGCAACATCTCGGTGGCACTCGCCGCGCAGGCGGGTGCCGACACCGTCCTGATCTACGGCAAGGCCGACCAGAAGACTCTCGAACAGGCGGCGGCCGCGGCCGCCCCCGAGGTCGAGCGACTGCGCGAGGCGAGCACAGCGACCGAGGAGGGCGAATGA
- a CDS encoding carbonic anhydrase has protein sequence MSEDGTVSDHPTPRRVWHEMARGNARFVSGAPRHPRQDVERRHDLAAGQRPRAALFGCSDSRLAAEIIFDKGLGDLFVVRNAGQVISDSVVGSLEYAVAVLDVPLIVVLGHDECGAVNAAIDSTRADAPALPPHIWRQIAPIVPAVRRVVRAGTVDGVPPMTIDHEQVGREHLRDTVGELLHSSELISDAVAEGRLAIVGANYRLAEGTAVPDIIVGDAGDDDA, from the coding sequence ATGAGCGAGGACGGCACGGTGAGCGATCACCCGACTCCGCGGAGGGTGTGGCACGAGATGGCGCGGGGCAACGCCCGCTTCGTGAGCGGCGCACCCCGGCATCCGCGTCAGGACGTCGAGCGACGCCACGACCTCGCCGCCGGCCAGCGCCCTCGCGCCGCGCTGTTCGGCTGCTCCGACTCGCGCCTCGCGGCCGAGATCATCTTCGACAAGGGCCTCGGCGACCTCTTCGTGGTGCGCAACGCCGGGCAGGTCATCTCCGACTCGGTCGTCGGCAGCCTCGAGTACGCCGTCGCGGTTCTCGACGTTCCGCTGATCGTCGTGCTCGGCCACGACGAGTGCGGCGCCGTCAACGCGGCGATCGACAGCACGCGAGCGGATGCTCCCGCCCTGCCTCCGCACATCTGGCGCCAGATCGCGCCGATCGTTCCCGCAGTGCGCCGCGTCGTGCGCGCGGGCACCGTCGACGGCGTGCCGCCGATGACGATCGACCACGAGCAGGTCGGACGCGAGCATCTGCGCGACACCGTGGGCGAGCTGCTGCATTCGTCCGAGCTGATCAGCGACGCCGTTGCCGAGGGCCGGCTCGCGATCGTGGGCGCCAACTACCGACTCGCCGAAGGAACCGCCGTCCCCGACATCATCGTCGGCGACGCCGGAGACGACGACGCCTGA
- a CDS encoding class II fumarate hydratase — protein MTDIEYRIEHDTMGEVRVPKDALYAAQTQRAVENFPISGDPLEPAQIVALARIKKAAALANKDLGTLDGAIADAIARSADRIIAGEFADQFPIDVYQTGSGTSSNMNMNEVLATLATQDLGQPVHPNDHVNASQSSNDVFPTSVHIAVTQELIDDLIPALDHLAVALEAKAEAWKTVVKSGRTHLMDATPVTLGQEFGGYARQMRLGIERVQAVLPRVAEVPLGGTAVGTGINTPLGFPQKVIELIVSDTELPITEAKDHFEAQANRDGLVEASGALRTIAVSLTKINNDIRWMGSGPNTGLGELHIPDLQPGSSIMPGKVNPVVPEATLMVCARVIGNDATVAWAGASGSFELNVAIPVMGTAVLESISLLANAARLLADKTIDGLEANVERAAAYAGMSPSIVTPLNKLIGYEAAAKIAKHSVAKGVTVREAVIDLGYVERGELTLEQLDEKLDLLSMTHPG, from the coding sequence GTGACCGACATCGAGTACCGCATCGAGCACGACACGATGGGTGAAGTGCGCGTGCCCAAGGACGCCCTGTACGCCGCCCAGACGCAGCGCGCCGTCGAGAACTTCCCCATCTCGGGGGACCCGCTCGAACCCGCGCAGATCGTCGCGCTCGCGCGCATCAAGAAGGCCGCCGCCCTCGCCAACAAGGACCTCGGGACCCTGGACGGTGCGATCGCGGACGCGATCGCCCGCTCGGCCGATCGCATCATCGCAGGCGAGTTCGCCGATCAGTTCCCGATCGACGTCTACCAGACGGGCAGTGGCACCTCCTCGAACATGAACATGAACGAGGTGCTCGCGACGCTCGCGACGCAGGACCTCGGTCAGCCCGTGCACCCGAACGACCACGTGAACGCGTCGCAGTCGTCGAACGACGTCTTCCCCACCTCGGTCCACATCGCGGTCACGCAGGAGCTCATCGACGACCTCATCCCCGCGCTCGACCACCTCGCCGTCGCCCTGGAGGCCAAGGCCGAGGCCTGGAAGACGGTGGTCAAGTCGGGACGCACCCACCTCATGGACGCGACGCCGGTGACCCTCGGCCAGGAGTTCGGCGGCTACGCCCGCCAGATGCGCCTGGGCATCGAGCGCGTGCAGGCGGTGCTCCCCCGCGTCGCCGAGGTGCCGCTGGGCGGCACGGCCGTCGGCACCGGCATCAACACGCCCCTCGGATTCCCGCAGAAGGTGATCGAGCTCATCGTGAGCGACACCGAGTTGCCGATCACCGAGGCCAAGGATCACTTCGAGGCACAGGCCAACCGCGACGGGCTGGTCGAGGCATCCGGAGCCCTCCGCACCATCGCGGTGTCGCTGACGAAGATCAACAACGACATCCGCTGGATGGGCTCGGGTCCGAACACCGGACTCGGCGAACTGCACATCCCCGACCTGCAGCCGGGATCGTCGATCATGCCCGGCAAGGTCAACCCCGTGGTCCCCGAGGCCACGCTCATGGTGTGCGCGCGTGTCATCGGCAACGACGCCACCGTCGCCTGGGCGGGGGCATCGGGCTCGTTCGAGCTCAACGTCGCGATCCCGGTGATGGGCACCGCCGTGCTGGAGTCCATCAGCCTGCTCGCGAACGCCGCACGCCTGCTCGCAGACAAGACGATCGACGGGCTCGAGGCGAATGTGGAGCGCGCCGCCGCGTACGCGGGCATGTCACCGTCGATCGTCACTCCGCTCAACAAGCTCATCGGATACGAAGCAGCGGCCAAGATCGCCAAGCATTCCGTCGCCAAGGGCGTCACCGTCCGTGAAGCCGTCATCGACCTCGGCTACGTCGAGCGAGGCGAGCTGACCCTCGAGCAGCTCGACGAGAAGCTCGACCTCCTGTCGATGACCCACCCGGGCTGA